Proteins encoded by one window of Aspergillus puulaauensis MK2 DNA, chromosome 4, nearly complete sequence:
- the APS3 gene encoding putative AP-3 adaptor complex subunit sigma (BUSCO:EOG09265FGA;~COG:U;~EggNog:ENOG410PJBE;~InterPro:IPR016635,IPR011012,IPR022775,IPR027155;~PFAM:PF01217;~go_component: GO:0030123 - AP-3 adaptor complex [Evidence IEA];~go_process: GO:0006896 - Golgi to vacuole transport [Evidence IEA];~go_process: GO:0015031 - protein transport [Evidence IEA]) produces the protein MINAVLVFNNNGQPRLTRFYTQIDTLTKQSLIAQIYDLVAERPPTACNFLPLPPILARGASSESTGPSDAPAQITYRTYATLSFIMISTSTESPLALIDLIQVFVEALDRIFENVCELDLIFGFETMHAVLSEMIVGGVVVETNIDKIVTGVQSQEGNLGKRKAIQAASSGVGRGGLAGLAAWR, from the exons ATGATCAACGCCGTGCTCGTCTTCAATAACAACGGCCAGCCCCGCCTGACCAGATTCTACACGCAAATC GACACATTAACGAAACAATCCCTGATCGCCCAAATATATGACCTCGTCGCCGAGCGTCCCCCAACAGCCTGCAACTTCCTTCCCCTGCCTCCCATCCTCGCTCGCGGTGCCAGCTCCGAAAGCACCGGCCCCTCCGATGCGCCAGCCCAGATCACCTACCGTACATATGCAACTCTATCATTCATCATGATCTCAACGTCTACAGAGTCACCGTTGGCACTTATCGACCTCATCCAGGTCTTTGTCGAGGCACTCGACCGCATCTTCGAGAACGTGTGCGAGCTGGATCTCATTTTTGGGTTTGAAACGATGCATGCGGTATTGAGTGAGATGATTGTTGGAGGTGTCGTGGTTGAAACGAATATCGATAAGATTGTCACGGGGGTGCAGAGTCAGGAAGGGAATCTGGGGAAGCGGAAGGCTATACAGGCGGCTAGCTCTGGGGTCGGAAGGGGTGGATTAGCTGGGCTTGCAGCTTGGCGGTGA
- the HOP1 gene encoding putative meiosis specific protein Hop1 (COG:B;~EggNog:ENOG410PM3T;~InterPro:IPR011011,IPR036570,IPR003511,IPR013083;~PFAM:PF02301), translated as MVRIKFTGPPMAARSQLAQPRGLLPSNGTTPASSPAIESRAAMDGLDELSAEEHRVLQQQQSLEMVKIMLHVSFGTLFYLREFLPLQCFDDRDLREAQKQQKFSYREFIDNSPISKGPNGVADDSFGRAKRGQPLKIILSGSEPKADMIINVLETGIFDALSKSVLEAVQLTIIADKEAPDNVLESYTFSFRYTDGLGDIHRRLKTLSIEPCGYVADMKSAQTARVGLETIVRRLITLSAFLPTLPNKRTLGVHLFYTEDCPPDYEPPGFNGARDGTINYPLTENWRRESQACGKMESGWHTVGLKVTSLKWTGPEPEDSEPIPQIPADIEYKDTVPRAEDIGFEDEESKLQSSQIEGSLEATQDVVERERLRMMMPSQEEPSPDSNLIPTQPVKQTPTPEAETVEAARPSPKFILGQEKFAELRKASKTSARRRSEPAAVSCQCDWKGEEEDMIVCSFCNTRQHRLCYGYVDAYKNSVPDIHACYRCLLEPNESQIFNSLDNVILARRTLKIISEEGILSSAQAFCERIHCSPPAFARVKEFLKRKAIMQPTPGYKPKECIRKGLPTFVVPDKPKVREIIQRDIMNPMVKIEHHYTTQYFTDSLEALSPPATSDADGLSKQNSQNTVIPAVKNSQDDERRTTKDTRDDESRESGTPQQALSSRRRTRSSNVVSVIQDSQPTDKSTPQQSTRKRTRSSQVGPEPIRPVTPSQSTASDNEVDTDKPRRSSRKRRKISNYSKLIDVGAETSGNEQ; from the exons ATGGTCAGGATCAAATTTACTGGACCGCCCATGGCGGCTCGGTCTCAGCTTGCTCAGCCTCGCGGCCTCTTGCCATCGAACGGCACGACGCCAgcttcctctccagcaaTTGAGTCTCGAGCTGCGATGGATGGCCTGGACGAGTTAAGTGCGGAGGAACACCGCGttctgcagcagcaacaaagtCTGGAGATGGTCAAGATCATGCTCCACGTATCC TTCGGAACTCTCTTTTACCTTAG AGAATTCTTACCACTTCAGTGCTTTGACGATCGCGATCTCAGAGAGGCGCAAAAGCAGCAGAAGTTCTCTTATCGCGAGTTCATCGATAACAGTCCAATCTCAAAAGGCCCCAATGGTGTTGCTGATGACTCTTTTGGGAGAGCCAAGAGAGGACAGCCTTTAAAGATAATTCTCAGCGGTTCCGAGCCAAAGGCAGATATGATAATTAACGTTCTG GAAACTGGTATTTTTGACGCTCTCAGTAAGAGTGTCCTCGAGGCGGTCCAACTCACAATCATCGCCGACAAGGAAGCGCCTGATAACGTCCTTGAGTCGTATACCTTCTCTTTCAGGTATACTGACGGATTAGGCGACATACATAGACGTTTAAAGACGTTGTCAATAGAGCCGTGTGGCTATGTTGCCGACATGAAGTCCGCTCAGACAGCCAGAGTAGGACTGGAAACCATTGTTCGACGCTTGATAACCCTGAGCGCTTTCCTTCCAACTCTCCCAA ACAAACGTACACTCGGCGTCCACCTCTTCTACACCGAGGATTGCCCCCCTGATTACGAGCCCCCTGGTTTCAACGGTGCAAGAGACGGAACCATCAACTATCCGCTAACTGAGAATTGGAGACGAGAATCCCAGGCATGCGGTAAAATGGAAAGCGGATGGCATAC TGTCGGGCTTAAAGTCACCTCGCTCAAATGGACTgggccagagccagaggatTCCGAGCCTATACCACAGATACCCGCGGACATCGAATACAAAGACACCGTGCCCCGAGCTGAAGACATTGGctttgaagatgaagagagcAAGCTGCAATCCTCCCAGATCGAGG GCTCCCTAGAAGCAAcgcaggatgttgttgaacGAGAGAGGCTACGGATGATGATGCCT TCCCAGGAAGAGCCCTCTCCGGACAGTAATTTGATTCCTACGCAGCCCGTTAAGCAAACGCCTACCCCGGAAGCCGAGACCGTGGAAGCAGCGAGACCGAGCCCGAAATTTATTCTTGGGCAGGAAAAGTTTGCAGAGTTGCGCAAGGCTTCTAAAACTTCAGCCCGAAGGCGTTCAGAGCCGGCTGCTGTTAGTTGCCAATGTGATtggaagggagaggaagaagacatg ATTGTGTGCAGCTTTTGCAATACGCGGCAACACCGACTTTGCTATGGCTATGTGGATGCGTATAAGAATTCAGTTCCTGACATCCACGCATGCTACCGCTGCCTGCTCGAACCCAACGAAAGTCAGATTTTCAATAGCTTGGACAACGTTATTCTAGCTCGGAGAACTCTGAAAATCATCTCAGAAGAAGGAATCCTAAGCTCTGCACAAGCGTTCTGCGAGAGAATCC ACTGCAGTCCACCAGCCTTTGCCCGGGTCAAGGAATTTCTAAAGAGGAAGGCAATCATGCAACCTACACCCGGCTACAAGCCCAAAGAATGCATTCGTAAAGGCCTGCCTACATTTGTTGTCCCCGACAAACCAAAGGTCCGCGAGATAATCCAACGGGACATTATGAATCCCATGGTGAAGATCGAACACCAC TACACGACGCAATACTTCACCGATTCTCTCGAGGCGCTTAGCCCGCCAGCCACCAGTGACGCTGACGGCTTGAGCAAACAAAACTCTCAAAACACCGTCATACCAGCGGTGAAGAACAGCCAAGACGATGAACGAAGGACAACGAAAGACACTCGCGACGATGAGTCTAGGGAATCGGGTACACCGCAACAAGCCCTCAGCTCTCGACGTCGTACAAGATCGTCCAACGTCGTTAGTGTCATCCAAGACAGCCAACCCACCGACAAGAGCACACCACAACAGTCCACTCGCAAACGAACCAGGTCTTCGCAAGTTGGCCCCGAACCGATACGCCCAGTCACGCCGTCACAGTCAACAGCTTCAGACAATGAAGTAGACACGGACAAGCCTCGACGCAGCAGTCGCAAGAGGCGCAAAATCAGCAACTACTCCAAACTCATTGACGTTGGGGCAGAGACGAGTGGGAACGAACAATAA
- a CDS encoding translation initiation/elongation factor MRX8 (COG:S;~EggNog:ENOG410PKVI;~InterPro:IPR019987,IPR027417,IPR006073,IPR030393;~PFAM:PF01926;~go_function: GO:0005525 - GTP binding [Evidence IEA]) produces MILSSKRIITGAYRGDLGQHSASGSILTSRQTCLSKLCAKKLSSASRPTSKPTIPSSVNKSYYIMMRSPLYVCRSCRQTFSLRAPRSRTITTATTPQTESPQTLPLRDLTPKHLSYYWDTSIPTSSQLAYADKLFEPSRHSPIKLWSAAKFRTTPLSSMEPEVAFLGRSNVGKSSLLNAIMGKEMCWTSSKPGRTREMNAFGIGGTKGGESKIVLLDMPGYGKASRTEWGAEIMKYLQGRKQLRRAFLLIDSEHGIKRTDAAILSLFRQYAIPHQIIMSKVDKLLVKKKTKPTSVPSAEKLAGLRATLERLRPVVQPDGRNEGPGALGELLTCSAETPLGPGQFLGISSVRWAILSAAGLDGTVEARAELFPTELTGVEALDRAS; encoded by the exons ATGATCCTCAGCAGCAAGCGCATCATCACCGGAGCTTATCGCGGAGATCTCGGACAACATTCCGCCTCCGGCAGTATCTTGACGTCTCGGCAAACATGCCTATCCAAGCTTTGCGCAAAGAAGCTCTCCAGCGCATCCAGACCAACTTCCAAACCAACAATCCCAAGTTCCGTCAACAAGAGCTACTATATCATGATGAGATCCCCATTATATGTTTGTCGCAGCTGCCGACAAACGTTCTCACTCCGCGCACCACGAAGCAGGACCATAACCACCGCGACAACTCCGCAAACCGAGTccccccaaacccttccACTTCGCGATCTAACCCCCAAACACCTCTCCTACTACTGGGACACATCAATACCGACCTCATCCCAACTCGCATACGCAGACAAACTCTTCGAGCCCTCGCGCCACTCCCCGATAAAGCTATGGTCGGCGGCAAAGTTCCGCACGACGCCTCTGTCCTCAATGGAACCCGAAGTTGCTTTCCTGGGCCGGTCCAATGTCGGGAAAAGCTCACTGCTGAATGCGATTATGGGTAAAGAGATGTGCTGGACGTCTTCGAAGCCTGGACGAACGAGGGAGATGAATGCATTCGGCATAGGGGGCACGAAGGGCGGCGAGTCGAAGATTGTCCTGCTTGATATGCCGGGTTATGGTAAGGCGAGTCGCACGGAATGGGGAGCGGAGATCATGAAGTACCTCCAGGGGAGGAAGCA ACTGCGCCGAGCATTCCTCTTAATCGACAGCGAGCACGGGATCAAGCGAACTGACGCCGCGATCCTTAGTTTATTCCGGCAGTATGCGATCCCGCATCAGATAATCATGTCGAAGGTCGACAAACTTCTTGTGAAGAAAAAGACGAAACCTACGAGCGTGCCATCTGCTGAGAAACTCGCTGGCCTGCGAGCTACACTTGAGAGGCTGAGGCCTGTTGTCCAGCCGGACGGTCGTAACGAGGGTCCTGGCGCCCTAGGGGAGTTGTTGACGTGTAGCGCTGAGACACCGCTTGGACCCGGCCAGTTTCTGGGTATTAGTTCAGTTCGCTGGGCTATActttctgctgcaggatTGGATGGGACGGTCGAGGCGAGGGCGGAACTGTTTCCTACTGAGTTGACGGGTGTTGAAGCTCTCGACCGGGCTTCTTGA
- the RPL8B gene encoding 60S ribosomal protein eL8 (COG:J;~EggNog:ENOG410PHEE;~InterPro:IPR004038,IPR001921,IPR029064,IPR018492, IPR004037,IPR038524;~PFAM:PF01248;~go_component: GO:1990904 - ribonucleoprotein complex [Evidence IEA];~go_process: GO:0042254 - ribosome biogenesis [Evidence IEA]): MPPKTGKKTAPLPYPQGKAGSGKKGPKNPLIERRPRNYGIGQDIQPKRNLGRFVKWPEYVRLQRQKKILNLRLKVPPSIAQFQSTLDRNTAAQAFKFLNKYRPETKVEKKERLHAEATAVADGKKKEDVSKKPYNVKYGLNHVVGLVENKKASLVLIAHDVDPIELVVFLPALCRKMGVPYAIVKGKARLGTVVHKKTSAVLAVTEVRSEDKSEFTKLLSAIKEGYTDKYEESRRHWGGGIMGAKAVDRQEKKRKIAEAAIRV, from the exons ATG CCTCCCAAGACCGGAAAGAAGACTGCCCCCCTCCCTTACCCCCAGGGCAAGGCTGGTTCTGGCAAGAAGGGCCCCAAG AACCCTCTCATCGAGAGACGCCCCCGTAACTACGGTATTGGCCAGGACATCCAGCCCAAGCGCAACCTCGGCCGCTTCGTTAAGTGGCCCGAGTATGTCCGCCTCCAGcgccagaagaagatcctgaaCCTCCGCCTCAAGGTTCCTCCTTCCATCGCTCAGTTCCAGAGCACCCTGGACCGCAACACCGCTGCCCAGGCCTTCAAGTTCCTCAACAAGTACCGCCCCGAGACCAAggttgagaagaaggagcgTCTTCACGCCGAGGCTACCGCTGTTGCCGacggcaagaagaaggaggatgtcAGCAAGAAGCCTTACAACGTCAAGTACGGTCTCAACCACGTTGTTGGCCTCGTTGAGAACAAGAAGGCCTCTCTTGTCCTGATTGCCCACGACGTCGACCCCATTGAGTTGGTTGTCTTCCTTCCCGCTCTCTGCCGCAAGATGGGTGTCCCATACGCCatcgtcaagggcaaggcCCGTCTCGGTACCGTTGTCCACAAGAAG ACCTCTGCTGTCCTCGCTGTCACTGAGGTCCGCTCTGAGGACAAGTCTGAGTTCACCAAGCTCCTCAGCGCCATCAAGGAGGGCTACACCGACAAGTACGAGGAGTCCCGCCGCCACTGGGGTGGTGGTATCATGGGCGCCAAGGCTGTCGACCgccaggagaagaagcgcaagatcgCTGAGGCCGCTATCCGTGTCTAA
- the CDC4_1 gene encoding SCF ubiquitin ligase complex subunit cdc4 (COG:D;~EggNog:ENOG410PH5S;~InterPro:IPR001810,IPR036322,IPR015943,IPR001680, IPR036047,IPR019775,IPR020472,IPR017986;~PFAM:PF00646,PF00400,PF12937;~go_function: GO:0005515 - protein binding [Evidence IEA]) yields the protein MDDNEPKDGFIQGAASGSIGQFSFAPATRTTVVTTTTTTTTSFPPLFIKPPRAAQELDPKLYPLASSPTPSALKNIKFDLGGKSVVFNEPDDTTATIEEITEKNDALKSSNGVVRSVTSFNSEDGQLPRRFAVPRVSNYPAPLPASSKRRPLSFTEARQGSLRSQSSRIPSEPLLRSSRVHGNTPSYPKPAGLATPETENSSFSSQESIASRRRIHSANFPRRETLLRSPLSSEIESQGDLSTLHARKDPSRTRTIVSERSRQFGRPPVSDSAESVIPEDENSRQQGLGASESQDTEYVPDSLSQNRSQDSASQLTLVDNVAAQDMCLPSPSLSPVAAMNALHAESSFDSAEEPEDETDSSFEHIDSQLIDSSRKQTSTSSVPAVAERNTSVSTPNTKAPGASSLMDIPNVVDFFDTIPEEMKTYLMYQLLKRCPKPTLHFVADVVNPALKCDFITLLPLELSLNIVKYFDAQTMCRAAQVSKKWRHIINSDEKSWKELFDRDGFMLPEGELQRAIREGWGWQFPSGVEDYEKDLNLSPFIKPDPDSSSALSPFTGPSDRSSSLNRRPKRKASRVSSRKLAKRKISSSGTDQSDSSDWRREVSLTEGPYAAANAAAAAIPYPDIGLPSLRALHLYKSLYQRHYSVRKGWMKTGVKPRHIAFRAHDRHVVTCLQFDTDKILTGSDDTNINVYDTKTGVLRATLEGHEGGVWALEYHGNTLVSGSTDRSVRVWDIERARCTQIFHGHTSTVRCLQIVLPVEVGKKADGTPEMMPKEPLIITGSRDSNLRVWKLPKPEDPGYYQSGPHVDDADCPYFVRVLTGHQHSVRAIAAHGDTLVSGSYDCTVRVWKISTGETVHRLSGHSLKVYSVVLDHKRNRCISGSMDNMVKVWSLDTGSILYNLEGHTSLVGLLDLKCDRLVSAAADSTLRIWDPETGQCKSMLSAHTGAITCFQHDGQKVISGSDRTLKMWDVRTGECVRDLLTNLGGVWQVKFNDRRCVAAVQRDGMTYIEVLDFGASRDGLPDDQLGRRIVVNRSGQEVSDTDEDYDLSDA from the exons ATGGACGATAACGAACCCAAGGACGGTTTTATTCAAGGGGCTGCATCTGGTTCCATCGGCCAGTTCTCTTTCGCACCCGCAACACGAACAACTGTCgttaccaccaccacaactACTACAACCTCGTTCCCTCCGTTGTTTATAAAACCACCACGAGCGGCCCAGGAACTTGATCCTAAACTATATCCACTGGCATCGTCTCCCACGCCATCAGCTTTGAAAAATATCAAGTTTGATCTGGGTGGAAAGTCCGTGGTCTTCAACGAGCCTGATGATACCACGGCGACTATAGAGGAG ATAACCGAAAAGAACGATGCTTTGAAGTCGTCAAACGGCGTTGTCCGATCAGTCACTTCGTTCAATTCCGAAGATGGCCAACTACCGCGTCGGTTCGCAGTCCCGAGAGTTTCGAACTATCCTGCCCCTCTCCCAGCCAGCTCCAAGCGACGACCCCTATCGTTTACAGAAGCTAGACAAGGGAGCTTGAGGTCTCAGTCGAGTAGGATTCCATCAGAGCCTTTGCTACGCTCCTCCCGAGTCCATGGCAATACGCCTTCCTACCCTAAACCCGCCGGCTTGGCAACGCCCGAGACAGAAAACAGCAGTTTCAGCTCTCAAGAGAGCATTGCTTCGCGGAGGCGAATCCACAGCGCGAACTTTCCCCGGAGAGAGACCCTACTTCGGTCACCATTGTCTTCAGAGATCGAATCCCAAGGCGATTTGTCAACCCTCCATGCAAGAAAAGACCCTTCTCGTACCAGAACCATCGTTTCTGAGAGAAGCAGACAATTTGGACGTCCTCCAGTATCAGATTCTGCGGAGTCAGTAATACCCGAAGACGAAAACTCGAGGCAACAAGGTCTAGGAGCTTCCGAGAGCCAGGACACAGAATATGTCCCTGACTCACTTTCTCAAAATCGATCCCAGGACTCGGCTTCACAGCTGACACTTGTTGACAATGTTGCTGCGCAGGATATGTGCTTACCTAGTCCTAGTTTGTCACCAGTGGCAGCTATGAATGCATTGCATGCGGAATCGTCATTTGACTCTGCTGAAGAACCTGAAGATGAAACAGATTCAAGTTTCGAACATATTGATTCCCAGCTTATCGACTCTTCACGAAAACAGACCTCGACTTCTTCTGTGCCTGCGGTTGCTGAACGCAACACCAGTGTTTCAACACCAAATACGAAAGCACCTGGTGCGTCGTCGTTAATGGACATACCCAATGTTGTGGATTTTTTCGACACTATAcccgaggagatgaagacgtACCTCATGTACCAACTTCTAAAGCGTTGCCCTAAACCGACTTTGCACTTTGTTGCCGACGTTGTCAATCCAGCCCTAAAATGTGATTTCATCACGCTTCTTCCACTAGAGTTAAGCCTAAATATTGTCAAATATTTTGACGCACAAACCATGTGCCGTGCTGCGCAGGTGTCAAAGAAGTGGAGACACATCATCAACTCCGACGAGAAGTCCTGGAAAGAACTCTTTGATAGAGATGGGTTTATGCTTCCAGAGGGAGAGCTACAACGAGCTATCAGAGAAGGTTGGGGCTGGCAGTTTCCAAGTGGAGTGGAAGACTACGAAAAGGACCTCAATCTGTCACCTTTTATCAAGCCGGACCCAGATTCCAGCTCGGCTTTGTCACCATTTACCGGACCAAGTGACAGATCGTCATCTCTCAATCGACGTCCGAAAAGGAAAGCTTCCCGAGTTTCTAGCAGAAAACTGGCGAAACGAAAGATCTCATCTAGCGGCACCGATCAGTCCGATTCATCAGATTGGAGAAGAGAAGTGTCATTAACGGAAGGGCCATATGCTGCTGCCAACGCTGCAGCTGCGGCTATTCCATACCCGGATATCGgtcttccatctcttcgaGCACTCCATCTCTACAAATCTCTATACCAGCGACACTATTCCGTGCGCAAGGGCTGGATGAAAACTGGCGTAAAACCAAGACACATTGCATTCCGTGCCCATGACCGCCATGTGGTCACATGTCTCCAATTCGACACCGATAAAATTTTGACTGGCAGTGATGACACTAATATCAACGTGTATGACACGAAGACAGGCGTCTTAAGGGCAACTCTCGAAGGCCATGAAGGTGGCGTTTGGGCCCTTGAATATCATGGCAATACTCTTGTCTCTGGGTCTACCGATAGATCTGTTCGCGTCTGGGACATCGAAAGGGCAAGATGTACACAAATATTCCACGGCCATACTTCAACCGTACGCTGCTTGCAAATCGTTCTGCCCGTTGAAGTCGGAAAGAAAGCGGATGGCACTCCTGAAATGATGCCAAAGGAGCCATTAATCATTACGGGTTCTCGGGATTCGAACTTACGAGTTTGGAAACTCCCtaaaccagaagatcctGGATATTATCAAAGCGGACCCCACGTGGACGACGCTGATTGTCCGTATTTTGTCCGCGTCCTGACCGGTCACCAACATTCTGTCCGCGCCATTGCAGCCCATGGAGACACCTTGGTCAGCGGAAGCTACGACTGCACCGTAAGAGTGTGGAAAATATCGACTGGCGAAACGGTGCACCGACTTTCTGGCCACTCACTGAAGGTGTATAGCGTGGTTCTCGACCATAAGCGGAACCGTTGCATAAGTGGATCTATGGATAATATGGTGAAGGTGTGGTCCCTAGATACAGGCTCAATTCTTTACAACTTGGAGGGCCACACGTCACTTGTTGGGCTTCTAGACCTGAAATGCGATCGTCTTGTCTCAGCTGCCGCGGACTCGACTCTCCGGATTTGGGACCCTGAGACTGGCCAGTGCAAGAGTATGTTGAGCGCTCACACAGGTGCAATCACATGCTTCCAGCATGATGGGCAGAAAGTTATCTCAGGCTCTGACCGAACTCTGAAAATGTGGGATGTACGAACCGGAGAATGTGTTCGGGATCTTCTCACAAACCTCGGCGGAGTATGGCAGGTCAAATTTAATGACCGTAGATGTGTTGCTGCAGTGCAGCGTGATGGTATGACTTACATCGAA GTTCTTGACTTTGGTGCGTCCCGTGATGGTCTTCCAGATGACCAATTAGGTAGACGTATCGTTGTCAACCGATCGGGGCAGGAAGTCAGTGACACTGATGAGGATTACGATCTGTCTGATGCGTAG